The Tripterygium wilfordii isolate XIE 37 chromosome 17, ASM1340144v1, whole genome shotgun sequence genome has a window encoding:
- the LOC119982065 gene encoding protein SHORT HYPOCOTYL IN WHITE LIGHT 1 encodes MSFTVTLSPTPPLSFPGYISSRQRFVLQSHSDQIIRSRIIPLRASGRISGGDSLLNDPRNWSRSISSEFDYNDDEVEEDDEDDEEDRSLDLLVKFVQNMFKKISRKARKALRSVLPLSISTKLVRFSVNGVLVLASLWIMKAFLEVVCTLGTAVFLSILLVRGIWSGLTYLQEIRNLKIIDLDDDPRVWTGSQPAS; translated from the exons ATGTCCTTTACTGTCACTCTCTCCCCTACCCCTCCGTTGTCCTTCCCTGGCTATATCAGTTCCCGTCAAAGATTCGTCCTTCAATCTCACTCTGACCAGATCATCAGGTCCCGTATCATTCCTCTCCGAGCTTCTGGAAGGATCTCCGGCGGGGACAGTCTCCTGAATGATCCGCGCAATTGGAGCCGTTCGATCTCGTCAGAGTTTGATTATAACGACGATGAGGTCGAAGAAGATGAcgaagatgatgaagaggatAGGAGTTTGGATCTCTTAGTTAAGTTCGTTCAAAATATGTTCAAGAAGATATCTAGGAAAGCAAGGAAAGCCCTTAGATCGGTTCTGCCATTGTCAATCTCTACAAAACTG GTGAGATTTTCTGTCAACGGAGTTCTGGTGCTGGCGTCCTTGTGGATTATGAAGGCATTTCTTGAG GTTGTTTGCACCCTTGGAACTGCAGTGTTCTTGAGCATATTACTTGTAAGAGGGATATGGTCTGGCTTGACCTATCTACAAGAAATCCGCAACCTTAAGATTATTGATCTTGATGATGACCCCCGTGTGTGGACTGGTTCACAGCCTGCAAGTTGA
- the LOC119983016 gene encoding uncharacterized protein LOC119983016 isoform X2, with product MDKGSSMQRKGRTKRERRTWTNLEENAFVDCLEEAVSKGFRCGNGTFKAGTLTMICAAMNAKFPNANIKVKPHIESTMKRLKTSYSLVCDMKNMRSFRWNDERKCIEVDSDDIWEAYVQSEPRAKKLRGMPMPLFDRLANVFDKDIVHEQEAEAPAAVVEELHGEEERDVDNVQMEHANPSMSVNQSQSATSNKETGSRDRKRTKSEERPERTKSEDMICSSISELKKEITSSFSQVSEQLEMIVHELKHMKDNYTDQRSDRRSVPKELKNMDLTNMERVTAARKIMENPGNVYLFWEFEGDDRVLFVKSFLQ from the exons ATGGATAAGGGAAGTAGCATGCAACGGAAGGGGAGGACCAAGAGGGAGCGAAGGACTTGGACTAACCTTGAGGAGAATGCATTTGTAGATTGCTTGGAAGAAGCAGTTTCCAAGGGCTTCCGGTGTGGTAATGGTACCTTCAAGGCTGGGACATTAACGATGATTTGCGCAGCAATGAATGCTAAATTCCCTAATGCTAATATTAAAGTCAAACCTCACATTGAGTCGACAATGAAAAGGTTGAAGACATCCTATAGCTTGGTTTGTGATATGAAGAATATGCGTAGTTTTAGATGGAATGACGAAAGGAAGTGTATTGAAGTTGACAGTGATGATATATGGGAAGCTTATGTCCAG AGCGAGCCACGGGCGAAGAAACTTCGAGGCATGCCAATGCCACTGTTCGATAGACTTGCAAATGTCTTTGATAAAGATATTGTACATGAACAAGAAGCAGAAGCCCCTGCTGCTGTGGTTGAGGAGTTGCATggtgaagaagagagagacgTAGATAATGTTCAAATGGAGCATGCTAACCCTTCCATGTCCGTTAACCAATCACAATCTGCTACGAGCAATAAAGAAACAGGAAGTCGCGACAGAAAAAGGACAAAGAGTGAGGAACGGCCAGAAAGGACAAAGAGTGAGGATATGATTTGTAGCAGTATCTCTGAACTTAAGAAAGAAATTACATCATCTTTTAGCCAGGTCAGCGAACAATTGGAAATGATAGTCCACGAATTGAAACATATGAAGGACAATTATACTGACCAAAGAAGTGACAGAAGAAGTGTTCCCAAGGAGCTGAAGAACATGGATCTTACAAATATGGAGCGTGTGACTGCTGCAAGAAAAATCATGGAAAATCCAGGAAATGTGTATTTGTTCTGGGAATTTGAGGGAGATGATAGGGTTTTATTTGTGAAATCTTTCTTGCAATGA
- the LOC119982915 gene encoding tubulin alpha chain produces the protein MRECISVHIGQAGIQVGNACWELYCLEHGIQPDGQMPGDKTVGGGDDAFNTFFSETGAGKHVPRAVFVDLEPTVIDEVRTGTYRQLFHPEQLISGKEDAANNFARGHYTIGKEIVDLCLDRIRKLADNCTGLQGFLVFNAVGGGTGSGLGSLLLERLSVDYGKKSKLGFTVYPSPQVSTSVVEPYNSVLSTHSLLEHTDVAILLDNEAIYDICRRSLDIERPTYTNLNRLVSQVISSLTASLRFDGALNVDVTEFQTNLVPYPRIHFMLSSYAPVISAEKAYHEQLSVAEITNSAFEPSSMMAKCDPRHGKYMACCLMYRGDVVPKDVNAAVATIKTKRTIQFVDWSPTGFKCGINYQPPTVVPGGDLAKVQRAVCMISNSTSVAEVFSRIDHKFDLMYAKRAFVHWYVGEGMEEGEFSEAREDLAALEKDYEEVGAESAEGEDDEGDEY, from the exons ATGAGAGAGTGCATCTCGGTACACATTGGCCAGGCTGGTATTCAGGTTGGCAATGCCTGCTGGGAACTCTACTGCCTCGAGCACGGCATCCAG CCTGATGGCCAAATGCCTGGTGACAAAACTGTAGGCGGAGGTGACGATGCCTTCAACACCTTTTTCAGTGAAACTGGTGCTGGGAAGCACGTCCCTCGTGCTGTGTTTGTTGACCTTGAGCCTACTGTCATTGATGAAGTGAGGACTGGAACATATCGTCAGCTCTTCCACCCAGAACAGCTCATTAGTGGCAAGGAAGATGCTGCCAACAATTTTGCCCGTGGCCACTATACAA TTGGCAAGGAAATTGTTGATCTGTGCTTGGACCGCATCAGAAAGTTGGCTGACAATTGCACTGGTCTCCAGGGCTTCCTTGTATTCAATGCTGTTGGAGGCGGCACTGGTTCTGGTCTTGGGTCTCTTCTCTTGGAGCGTCTGTCAGTTGATTATGGGAAAAAGTCCAAGCTGGGTTTTACTGTGTACCCTTCTCCACAAGTCTCCACATCTGTTGTTGAGCCCTACAATAGTGTCCTTTCTACCCACTCACTCCTTGAACACACTGATGTGGCTATTCTTCTTGACAATGAAGCCATCTATGATATCTGCCGCCGCTCTCTTGACATTGAGCGTCCCACTTACACCAACCTTAACCGCCTTGTCTCTCAG GTTATTTCCTCGTTGACTGCCTCTCTTCGATTCGATGGTGCCTTGAATGTGGATGTTACTGAGTTCCAAACCAACTTGGTGCCCTATCCCAGAATCCACTTCATGCTCTCATCTTATGCTCCAGTCATCTCTGCTGAAAAGGCTTATCATGAACAACTCTCCGTGGCTGAAATCACCAACAGTGCCTTCGAGCCCTCATCCATGATGGCTAAGTGTGACCCTCGCCATGGCAAATACATGGCATGCTGCCTCATGTACCGTGGTGATGTTGTGCCTAAGGATGTTAATGCTGCTGTTGCCACCATCAAGACTAAGCGGACTATTCAGTTTGTTGACTGGAGCCCCACTGGATTCAAGTGTGGTATCAACTACCAACCACCTACTGTTGTTCCAGGAGGTGACCTTGCCAAGGTGCAGAGGGCTGTTTGCATGATCTCAAACTCCACTAGTGTTGCTGAGGTGTTTTCTCGCATTGACCACAAGTTTGACCTCATGTATGCTAAGCGTGCCTTTGTGCACTGGTATGTGGGTGAGGGTATGGAGGAAGGAGAGTTCTCAGAGGCCCGTGAGGATCTTGCTGCTCTTGAGAAGGACTACGAGGAGGTTGGTGCTGAGTCAGCCGAGGGTGAGGATGATGAAGGCGATGAGTACTAA
- the LOC119983016 gene encoding uncharacterized protein LOC119983016 isoform X1, with amino-acid sequence MQKKFLGLDKHVVSTDLELLGMDKGSSMQRKGRTKRERRTWTNLEENAFVDCLEEAVSKGFRCGNGTFKAGTLTMICAAMNAKFPNANIKVKPHIESTMKRLKTSYSLVCDMKNMRSFRWNDERKCIEVDSDDIWEAYVQSEPRAKKLRGMPMPLFDRLANVFDKDIVHEQEAEAPAAVVEELHGEEERDVDNVQMEHANPSMSVNQSQSATSNKETGSRDRKRTKSEERPERTKSEDMICSSISELKKEITSSFSQVSEQLEMIVHELKHMKDNYTDQRSDRRSVPKELKNMDLTNMERVTAARKIMENPGNVYLFWEFEGDDRVLFVKSFLQ; translated from the exons ATGCAAAAAAAGTTTCTTGGGCTAGATAAACATGTTGTATCAACTGATTTGGAATTGTTAGGCATGGATAAGGGAAGTAGCATGCAACGGAAGGGGAGGACCAAGAGGGAGCGAAGGACTTGGACTAACCTTGAGGAGAATGCATTTGTAGATTGCTTGGAAGAAGCAGTTTCCAAGGGCTTCCGGTGTGGTAATGGTACCTTCAAGGCTGGGACATTAACGATGATTTGCGCAGCAATGAATGCTAAATTCCCTAATGCTAATATTAAAGTCAAACCTCACATTGAGTCGACAATGAAAAGGTTGAAGACATCCTATAGCTTGGTTTGTGATATGAAGAATATGCGTAGTTTTAGATGGAATGACGAAAGGAAGTGTATTGAAGTTGACAGTGATGATATATGGGAAGCTTATGTCCAG AGCGAGCCACGGGCGAAGAAACTTCGAGGCATGCCAATGCCACTGTTCGATAGACTTGCAAATGTCTTTGATAAAGATATTGTACATGAACAAGAAGCAGAAGCCCCTGCTGCTGTGGTTGAGGAGTTGCATggtgaagaagagagagacgTAGATAATGTTCAAATGGAGCATGCTAACCCTTCCATGTCCGTTAACCAATCACAATCTGCTACGAGCAATAAAGAAACAGGAAGTCGCGACAGAAAAAGGACAAAGAGTGAGGAACGGCCAGAAAGGACAAAGAGTGAGGATATGATTTGTAGCAGTATCTCTGAACTTAAGAAAGAAATTACATCATCTTTTAGCCAGGTCAGCGAACAATTGGAAATGATAGTCCACGAATTGAAACATATGAAGGACAATTATACTGACCAAAGAAGTGACAGAAGAAGTGTTCCCAAGGAGCTGAAGAACATGGATCTTACAAATATGGAGCGTGTGACTGCTGCAAGAAAAATCATGGAAAATCCAGGAAATGTGTATTTGTTCTGGGAATTTGAGGGAGATGATAGGGTTTTATTTGTGAAATCTTTCTTGCAATGA